From Micrococcus porci, one genomic window encodes:
- a CDS encoding alpha/beta fold hydrolase, translating to MTLMQIPTDHGTIGLNVEEAGHGRPVVLIHGWPMTLDSWKDQVAALSPHYRVITYDRRGFGASEKPAGGYDYDTMTADLHGLLTELDLRDVTLVGFSMGGGEVARHMSRFGADRIHSVVFAGAVPPYLLKTEDNPDGPLTEKQAAEMRAGLEKDREAFFDDFTTTFFSTPKLAGLTSSLKVTEEQRKEAIRMALQSDQTAALACMDAFGATDFRRDLPAVTVPTLVLHGDADQIVPFKGSGKRTHKAIDGSRVELVKDAPHGFSISHSEEFNRILLEFLAE from the coding sequence ATGACCCTCATGCAGATCCCCACGGACCACGGCACGATCGGGCTGAACGTGGAGGAGGCCGGCCACGGGCGTCCCGTCGTCCTCATCCACGGCTGGCCGATGACCCTCGACTCCTGGAAGGACCAGGTCGCAGCCCTGTCCCCGCACTACCGCGTGATCACCTACGACCGGCGCGGCTTCGGCGCCTCGGAGAAGCCCGCCGGCGGCTACGACTACGACACGATGACCGCCGACCTGCACGGTCTGCTCACCGAGCTCGACCTGCGTGACGTGACGCTCGTGGGCTTCTCGATGGGCGGCGGCGAGGTGGCGCGCCACATGTCCCGGTTCGGCGCTGACCGGATCCACTCGGTGGTGTTCGCCGGCGCGGTGCCCCCGTACCTGCTGAAGACCGAGGACAACCCCGACGGCCCGCTGACCGAGAAGCAGGCCGCCGAGATGCGGGCGGGCCTCGAGAAGGACCGCGAGGCGTTCTTCGACGACTTCACGACGACGTTCTTCTCCACCCCCAAGCTGGCCGGTCTGACCAGCAGCCTCAAGGTCACCGAGGAGCAGCGCAAGGAGGCCATCCGGATGGCGCTGCAGTCCGACCAGACGGCGGCGCTGGCCTGCATGGACGCGTTCGGAGCCACCGACTTCCGCCGCGACCTGCCGGCGGTGACCGTGCCGACCCTGGTCCTGCACGGCGACGCCGACCAGATCGTGCCGTTCAAGGGCTCCGGCAAGCGGACGCACAAGGCGATCGACGGCAGCCGCGTCGAACTGGTCAAGGACGCCCCACACGGATTCAGCATCAGCCACTCCGAGGAGTTCAACCGGATCCTGCTGGAGTTCCTGGCGGAGTGA